Proteins encoded within one genomic window of Rubidibacter lacunae KORDI 51-2:
- a CDS encoding ATP-binding protein, whose protein sequence is MEDRAIGCVLGTKEATPLEFWVAVADEQVVRLDDVLRVETRKPDGSGSVQFYGVVDRVRTLHEGTEFDTDTFLVRDGNFPVSLSYAAHVQVTRLEPEEYLPPLPGDAVYRAAEDSLKRALHFDTMDSRIPAGLMRNGSPAYLNYSFINGEKGAHVNISGISGVATKTSYALFLLHAIFHSTTDSGSANTKKAVIFNVKGEDLFFLDKSNLKRPEYEAKLGNNPGDRLDTLGLPAMPFTDVKFCAPAKKNLLPDVVPNIDQRTEGVTAYMWSLRELCRDRLFRFLFVGEDLERGNLVYLVANVEDRLARLAVDNDKQNPKQSYLHVDEPYGEDRKLQIRTFTDLIQFLEDKLIGEEPDQRWLVRNQPGTAMALIRRLWGVREEVAHLIRGDLTEREVEQYRLEPIAQDRLLTVADINRLGAKAQMFVVGVTLRKLFLEKEKRGQYPTVFIVLDELNKYAPRDGRSPIADLLVEIAERGRSLGIILIGAQQTASEVERRVVGQAAIRVVGRLDAAEAERPEYNFLSASCKQRALFVKSGTMFVQQPEVPAPLMVSFPFPPYATRRSEVDYSQTEEAAIAADFDLF, encoded by the coding sequence ATGGAAGATCGCGCGATCGGATGCGTGTTGGGAACTAAGGAAGCAACCCCGCTAGAGTTTTGGGTTGCCGTAGCCGACGAGCAAGTCGTGCGCCTGGATGACGTGCTGCGGGTCGAGACGCGGAAACCCGACGGCAGCGGAAGCGTGCAGTTTTATGGCGTCGTCGATCGCGTCCGAACGTTGCACGAAGGCACGGAGTTCGACACGGATACGTTTCTGGTCCGCGATGGCAATTTTCCGGTCAGTTTGTCCTACGCGGCCCACGTCCAAGTCACGCGGTTGGAACCGGAAGAATACTTGCCACCGCTCCCGGGAGATGCCGTTTATCGAGCCGCAGAAGACAGTCTCAAGCGCGCCTTGCATTTCGATACGATGGACAGTCGTATCCCGGCGGGGTTGATGCGTAATGGCAGCCCGGCTTATTTAAATTATTCGTTTATCAATGGCGAGAAAGGCGCGCACGTCAATATCTCCGGTATTTCAGGCGTAGCGACGAAGACATCCTACGCGCTGTTTTTGTTGCACGCGATCTTCCATTCCACCACGGATTCGGGCAGCGCTAACACAAAAAAGGCTGTGATCTTTAATGTCAAAGGCGAGGATTTGTTCTTCCTCGACAAATCCAATCTCAAACGCCCCGAGTACGAAGCAAAGCTCGGGAACAATCCGGGCGATCGCCTCGATACGCTCGGGCTTCCAGCGATGCCTTTTACCGACGTCAAATTCTGCGCGCCTGCCAAGAAAAATCTGCTGCCGGATGTGGTGCCGAACATCGACCAGCGCACTGAAGGCGTGACGGCATACATGTGGAGTTTGCGCGAACTGTGTCGCGATCGCTTGTTTCGGTTCCTATTTGTCGGAGAAGACCTCGAACGCGGCAATTTGGTTTATCTTGTTGCCAATGTTGAGGATCGCCTAGCACGACTGGCTGTAGACAACGACAAGCAGAATCCGAAGCAAAGCTATCTTCACGTTGACGAGCCCTACGGTGAAGATCGCAAGCTGCAAATCCGCACTTTCACCGATCTGATTCAGTTTCTTGAAGACAAGCTGATTGGCGAAGAACCCGATCAACGTTGGCTCGTGCGCAACCAACCCGGTACGGCGATGGCGCTGATCCGGCGCTTGTGGGGCGTCCGCGAGGAAGTCGCGCATTTGATTCGCGGCGATCTGACAGAACGCGAAGTCGAGCAATATCGCCTCGAGCCGATCGCCCAAGATCGCCTGCTGACTGTAGCCGACATCAACCGCCTCGGGGCAAAAGCGCAAATGTTTGTCGTCGGCGTCACTTTGCGGAAGCTGTTTTTGGAGAAGGAAAAACGCGGTCAATACCCAACAGTCTTCATCGTGCTCGACGAACTCAACAAATACGCACCGCGCGACGGACGCAGCCCAATTGCGGATTTGCTCGTGGAAATTGCCGAACGCGGGCGATCGCTGGGCATTATTTTGATCGGGGCCCAGCAGACGGCGTCGGAAGTGGAACGGCGCGTGGTCGGCCAAGCTGCGATTCGCGTCGTCGGGCGTCTGGATGCCGCAGAAGCCGAACGTCCGGAATATAATTTCTTGAGCGCGTCGTGCAAGCAACGTGCCTTGTTTGTGAAATCGGGAACGATGTTCGTGCAACAACCGGAAGTTCCCGCTCCGCTGATGGTTAGTTTTCCGTTTCCACCCTATGCAACGCGACGCTCGGAAGTGGACTATTCTCAAACCGAGGAAGCGGCGATCGCTGCCGACTTCGACTTATTCTGA
- a CDS encoding thioredoxin domain-containing protein: MPNRLASAQSLYLRKHADNPVDWWPWCDEALEKAAAEDKPIFLSVGYSSCHWCTVMEGEAFSNAAIAEYLNAHFVPVKIDREERPDLDSIYMQALQLMTGRGGWPLNIFLTPGDRVPFYGGTYFPIVARFGQPPFLDVLQSVRVFYDRKKSKLQEMKTEMMGMLQQSVVLPQIDQPLPETLLSDGLNAAVGIASSHGAPSFPMMPYAEAALRATRRQSDDSPYDALKVCTQRGLDLALGGINDHAGGGFHRYTVDATWTVPHFEKMLYDNGQILEFLANLWSAGIREPSFRQAIAGTVQWLQREMTAPEGYFYAAQDADSFSGTDDTEPEEGAFYVWSYTDLQKLLAAEELHALETEFTVSPTGNFEGRNVLQRRPADELLGEMGKTAELSAAAEAALQKLFTARYGTPAADLAIFPPARDNRDAKTEAWPGRIPPVTDTKAIVAWNSLAISGLARAYAVFGEETYGNCAVRAATFLLENQWVGDRFHRLNYDGRAAVPAQSEDYALFVKALLDLHACYPEQTQWLQQAVRVQSEFDAHLWSSEPGGYFNAADDASSELLLRERSYTDNATPAANGIAAANLVRLYLLTEDLTYFDRAEHLLTAFGAIMQKAAGMCPSLFSALDWFRNATLVRSRSNQLQELMPHYAPTCVYRLDTEIPEDVVGLVCRGLSCLKPARDRNQLRAQIQQTQARS, encoded by the coding sequence ATGCCCAATCGCCTTGCCTCTGCTCAAAGCCTTTACCTTCGCAAGCACGCCGACAACCCCGTCGATTGGTGGCCTTGGTGCGATGAAGCTCTCGAGAAAGCTGCAGCTGAGGATAAGCCGATTTTCCTATCTGTGGGTTACTCGAGCTGCCACTGGTGCACGGTCATGGAAGGCGAGGCCTTTTCTAATGCTGCGATCGCAGAGTATCTCAACGCGCACTTCGTGCCAGTGAAAATCGATCGCGAGGAGCGCCCCGACCTCGACAGCATCTACATGCAAGCGCTGCAGCTCATGACTGGACGCGGCGGCTGGCCGCTCAACATCTTCCTGACCCCCGGCGATCGCGTCCCGTTCTACGGGGGCACTTACTTCCCGATTGTGGCGCGCTTCGGACAACCGCCATTTCTGGACGTGTTGCAATCTGTACGTGTGTTCTACGATCGAAAAAAAAGTAAGCTCCAGGAAATGAAGACCGAGATGATGGGCATGCTGCAGCAATCCGTCGTCCTCCCACAGATCGACCAGCCTCTACCGGAAACCTTGCTATCGGATGGGTTAAACGCTGCAGTTGGTATTGCCAGTTCCCATGGCGCGCCGAGTTTTCCGATGATGCCCTATGCCGAAGCGGCTTTGCGCGCGACGCGCCGCCAATCCGATGACTCGCCTTACGATGCGTTAAAAGTTTGCACCCAACGCGGTCTCGATCTAGCACTCGGCGGAATTAACGACCATGCGGGTGGCGGCTTCCATCGTTACACGGTCGATGCCACTTGGACGGTGCCGCACTTCGAGAAAATGCTCTACGACAACGGGCAAATCCTCGAATTCCTGGCAAATTTGTGGAGCGCGGGCATCCGGGAGCCGTCGTTCCGGCAGGCGATCGCGGGGACGGTGCAGTGGCTGCAGCGCGAGATGACGGCACCGGAAGGCTATTTTTATGCTGCCCAAGATGCCGACAGTTTCAGCGGCACCGACGATACCGAACCCGAGGAAGGTGCGTTTTACGTTTGGAGCTATACCGACCTTCAGAAGCTGCTTGCGGCTGAGGAACTGCATGCACTGGAAACCGAGTTTACGGTATCGCCGACAGGCAACTTCGAGGGACGCAACGTCCTCCAGCGCCGTCCGGCTGACGAGCTGCTCGGCGAGATGGGGAAAACCGCCGAACTGTCTGCAGCGGCCGAAGCGGCCTTGCAGAAACTCTTCACCGCTCGTTACGGGACGCCGGCCGCCGACCTAGCGATTTTCCCGCCCGCTCGCGACAATCGGGACGCCAAAACGGAGGCTTGGCCCGGACGCATTCCACCCGTCACCGATACGAAGGCGATCGTGGCGTGGAATAGCCTTGCTATCTCGGGTTTGGCACGCGCATATGCTGTCTTTGGCGAGGAAACTTATGGGAATTGTGCTGTGCGGGCTGCAACATTTTTGTTGGAGAATCAGTGGGTTGGCGATCGCTTCCACCGCCTGAACTATGACGGGCGAGCAGCCGTTCCCGCCCAATCCGAGGATTACGCGCTGTTTGTAAAAGCATTGCTCGACCTCCACGCCTGTTATCCGGAGCAAACTCAGTGGCTGCAACAAGCCGTGCGCGTCCAGTCCGAATTCGACGCGCACCTGTGGAGTTCTGAACCCGGGGGTTACTTTAATGCAGCCGACGACGCCAGCAGCGAGCTGTTGTTGCGCGAGCGGAGTTACACCGACAACGCAACACCAGCTGCCAACGGAATTGCTGCGGCGAATTTGGTGCGACTGTATTTGCTGACAGAAGACCTAACGTATTTCGATCGCGCCGAGCACCTGTTAACCGCCTTCGGTGCCATCATGCAAAAAGCTGCGGGCATGTGCCCGAGCCTGTTCTCCGCACTCGACTGGTTCCGCAATGCCACGCTCGTGCGATCGCGCTCCAATCAATTGCAAGAACTCATGCCGCATTACGCGCCGACCTGCGTCTATCGCCTCGATACAGAGATTCCTGAGGACGTCGTCGGACTTGTCTGTCGCGGGTTGAGCTGCTTGAAACCCGCGCGCGATCGCAACCAACTGCGCGCTCAAATCCAGCAAACTCAAGCCCGTAGTTGA
- a CDS encoding DUF2301 domain-containing membrane protein has translation MNASKAETAIYQGQFGEFTITATDRRGVVVYRAGLTIAAASFAIATSAVLYLGATPSVLAWLTVLYALFSLGLGVSLLTIHIYLVPLHRLLQVFWAIGTIAAIAVSWRSDLPLLQAAYERPIALIGLGFAFAALTGIFFKEAFCFDRFETKFLTPLVPLLLLGHVSGLLPLAAERGLLVAWSVLFLIFALRKCVQPIPSDIGDKSVFAYLKQRAGKAA, from the coding sequence GTGAACGCATCGAAGGCAGAAACCGCAATCTATCAGGGTCAGTTCGGCGAATTTACCATTACGGCAACCGATCGCCGCGGGGTTGTCGTTTACCGTGCCGGATTGACGATCGCGGCAGCCAGTTTCGCGATCGCGACGTCTGCCGTGCTCTATCTCGGTGCGACCCCGTCCGTGTTGGCGTGGCTGACGGTGCTTTATGCACTGTTCTCACTCGGATTGGGGGTCAGCTTGCTGACCATTCATATCTACTTAGTTCCGCTGCACCGCTTGCTGCAAGTGTTTTGGGCAATCGGGACGATCGCAGCGATCGCGGTGAGCTGGCGCAGCGATTTACCGCTTTTGCAGGCTGCTTACGAACGGCCGATCGCACTAATCGGACTCGGGTTTGCGTTTGCCGCTCTAACTGGAATCTTCTTCAAAGAAGCCTTCTGTTTCGATCGCTTCGAGACCAAGTTTTTGACACCGCTGGTCCCGTTACTGCTACTCGGACACGTGAGCGGGCTGTTGCCGCTTGCTGCTGAGCGCGGATTGCTCGTAGCCTGGAGCGTACTTTTTTTAATTTTTGCTCTGCGTAAATGCGTGCAGCCAATTCCATCGGATATCGGCGATAAATCCGTCTTCGCTTATCTAAAACAACGCGCCGGTAAGGCAGCATAG